Proteins from a genomic interval of Paenibacillus sp. FSL R5-0623:
- a CDS encoding RidA family protein, giving the protein MNMDKITRKNPANMPAPVGQYTHITRIPRNAELFVTSGQIGADRDGLFPESLNEQVTNTFNNIKTVLESEHLDAEHIIKVNVWATEKIDWDFLYAEWGQLFSTDYPAMTIGYITALGLPEIKIEIELWAAKV; this is encoded by the coding sequence ATGAATATGGACAAAATTACTAGAAAAAATCCAGCAAATATGCCAGCTCCTGTAGGTCAGTACACGCATATTACAAGAATCCCGAGAAATGCAGAGTTATTTGTGACTTCGGGTCAAATTGGAGCAGATCGTGATGGACTCTTTCCAGAGAGTCTGAATGAGCAAGTCACTAATACATTTAATAATATTAAAACAGTGCTCGAATCTGAGCATTTAGATGCTGAACATATTATCAAAGTGAACGTCTGGGCAACCGAGAAAATCGATTGGGATTTCTTATACGCCGAGTGGGGACAATTATTTAGTACGGATTATCCTGCAATGACGATTGGATATATTACGGCGTTAGGTCTACCAGAGATTAAAATTGAAATAGAGCTTTGGGCAGCAAAAGTGTAA